TCCCTACCCCACTAACGCCTAATTCACCATAAGCTTTTTTAAATTGTTTTTCCATTTCATCAAAAGCCCTTTTCCAAGAAACTTGTTTAAATTTACCTTTTTTATCAAATTCGCCTTGTTCATTAACACGAAGCAAAGGCATCACAAGACGATCTTCACCATACATTATTTTAGCATTAAAATAACCCTTAATACAGTTAAGCCCACGATTTACCGGTGCGGCTGGATCACCTTTAACAGCAACTATCTTGCCATTTTTTCGTGCTACCATAATTCCACAACCAGTTCCGCAAAATCTACAAACCGACTTATCCCATTGCCACTGCTCCTCACTCGTAGCAAAACTTGGAATACTAAGCCCAGCAACACTAGCAGCACTAGCAATAGCAGTATTTTTAATAAAATCCCTTCTATTCATACTTTCACCTCCAATGTGTTTGTCAAGTTTATAAATTTTACTTTAACAAGATAAAATAAAAATTAATTTTTTAAAAAAAATAATATTTTCAAAAGCCTATTTTTAGGATATTTAATGTCTTATTTTGTATATAAAAAAATAATATGATAGTCTCTAAGATTTTATTTTTCAAAAAGAATAATTAAAAAATTTATTAAAAAATAAAAAGAGGTACAAACCTCTTTAAGTTATCGTTTAAGCTGGTTTACAGTTGAAAGCATTTCATCACTTGTAGTAATAGCTTTTGAATTTGCCTCATAAGCTCTTTGCCCAGTGATAAGATCTGTCATTTCTTCAACCAATTGCACATTTGAAGACTCAATCCAACCATGTCTGATTTGTCCCAAGCCATCTTCGCCTGCTATACCAGCAACCGGCGCTCCACTTGCCCCTGTTTCTAAAAATAAATTATCCCCCATTGCATGAAGTCCTGCTGGGTTGATAAATTGCACAAGCTCAACTTGCCCAATCTGCGTTTCTTCTTGTTCGCCTGCAAGCATTACAGAAACTGTTCCATCTTTTGCAACATTTATCGCCGTTGCCCCTTCTGGGATAGTCATCTCAGGTATAAGCCTATAACCATCAGCATTAACGATATTTCCTTCATTATCCCTTGTAAATTGCCCGTTTCTAGTATAAGCGGTTGTGCCATCAGGAAGCTGAATTTGAAAAAAACCATTGCCTTCAATAGCCATATCAAGACTATCCGTGCTCGTAGATTTTAAATAACCCTCAGTAAAAACTTTTGTAATAGCCGAAGGTCTTACTCCAAGCCCTACTTCCATACCTGAAGGCGAAAGTGTGGTGGCTGAAGTTGAAGTGCCAGCATACTTCATCACCTGATACATTAAATCCGCAAATTCAGCTCTTGATTTTTTATAACCTGCAGTATTAACATTGGCAATATTATTTGAAGTTACATCGATTTGTGTTTGCTGAGAAATCATCCCTGTTGCTGCTGTATGTAAAGATCTTAACATTTTTTATCCTTTATTATTTCACACTTGCGAGTTTATTAATCGCATCTTGGTTTAAATCATCCATATGAGAAGTCATCACTTTTTGATACATATCCACCAAACGATTAGCCTCGATAAGCCCTACCATTTCGGTTACTGCATTGACATTTGAACCTTGAGAAAAACCTTGTTTTATCGCTCTTGAAGTATCAAGATCGCGAATTCTAGTCAAATCATCTATACGATAAACATTATCCCCTTCTTTTTGCAAAGCACGAATATCATCAACTTGCGCTATAAACATTCTTGCATTATCTACACCATCAACGGAAATATTTCCATTTGAGTCGCTATTAATATGTACAGCATTTACATCAATTCTAATGCCATCTTGCTCAGGATTATTAAAATAATCACTGCTTAAAACTCTATAACCTTGCTTATTAACCAAAAAACCCTCATCATCAAGTTGAAAATTCCCATCTTGAGTAAGTCTTACTTCTCCGTTACTCGTTTTAACAAGAAAAAAAGTATCCTCTCTAGTCATAGCAAAATCTAAAGGATTATTTGTCATTTTAAGATTTCCCACACTAAAGTCTGTATAAACTTCACTCACTTGCGGAACGCGATCTATGGTTGAATTTGCAAATCTTGATGCATCGCGTGTGTGATTTTGTATAGGTAACTCATCCTGAGTTTCTTTAAAAATCCTTTTAAAATCTGCAATAACCACATCATCTTTTTTAAAACCACTAGTATTGACATTAGCTAAATTATTTGTAATAACATCAAGACGGTTAAATTGGGTTACCATACCGCCAGTGGCTTGATAATATCCATTTTGCATATTTTTCACCTACTTTTAAAATAATTTTAAAAGCTTAAAAGCAAAGAGTGTTCCAAAAAATTTATTTTCGAACTTGACCTTCCCCTGTGATAAGATATTTATAAGTACAAAGCTCTTCAACCCCCATAGGACCTCTAGCATGAAGTTTATTAGTAGAAATTCCAACCTCAGCACCAAAACCAAACTCACCTCCAT
This genomic interval from Campylobacter sp. CCS1377 contains the following:
- a CDS encoding flagellar hook-basal body protein, which encodes MQNGYYQATGGMVTQFNRLDVITNNLANVNTSGFKKDDVVIADFKRIFKETQDELPIQNHTRDASRFANSTIDRVPQVSEVYTDFSVGNLKMTNNPLDFAMTREDTFFLVKTSNGEVRLTQDGNFQLDDEGFLVNKQGYRVLSSDYFNNPEQDGIRIDVNAVHINSDSNGNISVDGVDNARMFIAQVDDIRALQKEGDNVYRIDDLTRIRDLDTSRAIKQGFSQGSNVNAVTEMVGLIEANRLVDMYQKVMTSHMDDLNQDAINKLASVK
- the flgG gene encoding flagellar basal-body rod protein FlgG — translated: MLRSLHTAATGMISQQTQIDVTSNNIANVNTAGYKKSRAEFADLMYQVMKYAGTSTSATTLSPSGMEVGLGVRPSAITKVFTEGYLKSTSTDSLDMAIEGNGFFQIQLPDGTTAYTRNGQFTRDNEGNIVNADGYRLIPEMTIPEGATAINVAKDGTVSVMLAGEQEETQIGQVELVQFINPAGLHAMGDNLFLETGASGAPVAGIAGEDGLGQIRHGWIESSNVQLVEEMTDLITGQRAYEANSKAITTSDEMLSTVNQLKR